The proteins below are encoded in one region of Belonocnema kinseyi isolate 2016_QV_RU_SX_M_011 chromosome 3, B_treatae_v1, whole genome shotgun sequence:
- the LOC117170242 gene encoding uncharacterized protein LOC117170242, with amino-acid sequence MFFIIIIIIIIIIATTQAPENKMHCSVLNRWQYYFPKGLRKNERRELKDLYGSLSGITALLINPELVQNVSKEANTRDLCMLNQQQTATAALAAIGQVAELIIQKETKIDRKYVFKLLLDSLLLRRAYYLPILCTSKLSQKEVSSTLPKEIR; translated from the exons atgttttttataataataataataataataataataatagcgaCTACGCAAGCGCCAGAAAATAAAATGCATTGCTCAGTACTTAATCGATGGCAATATTATTTCCCCAAAGGCCTAAGGAAAAATGAGCGCCGAGAATTGAAGGATCTTTACGGCAGCTTATCAGGAATAACAGCTCTACTGATAAATCCAGAGCTTGTTCAAAATGTGTCCAAAGAAGCGAATACGAGGGATTTATGTATGTTAAATCAACAACAAACCGCAACTGCAGCTTTAGCAGCTATAGGCCAGGTAGCCGAATTGATAATTCAGAAAGAGACTAAAATAGACAGAAAATACGTATTTAAACTACTTCTTGACTCA ttacTGTTACGCAGGGCATATTACTTGCCGATCTTATGCACAAGCAAACTAAGTCAAAAAGAAGTTTCTTCAACTTTACCAAAGGAAATAAGGTAA